CAAAATAGATGGTGGTAATGAAATGGGGTTTATCATTGACATGAAACATCCGACGCTGTTTAATTCCCTATTGTGGGCTCACAGGGAACAGGGGTATACTGAAAATTCCAATAATTTAGGCGGTTTATGGTGGTGGGGTGTTGATGTTTGGGGAACCAATGAATATCTGGGACCTGTCAATAAGTATGAAAACGTGTCAGGAACCGTTAACGATGACCCGAATACCCAATGGACGTTCATCAAGCGACTCGACTTTTGCATCAATGAAGATGGCACGCCTACTGCAAATAATAAACCAAGGGCGTTTTTCACTCCCGCTTTGGAACCTACTTCTTATCAAAGACAGCTACCTTTGTTTAACCTCGATGGAAATCATACTTACCGGTACATCAAAGTGCAGTCTTACAAATTTGATGCAGTGAATAACAACAAAGCATGTGTTGCCGATTTCAGGCTGTATTATAAAGAACCGTGATATTCTTTTTCCCATTTTGAATACAAAATAGTAACATCCCGGAGATTTTTTAAAATCTCCGGGATGTTATTAATGTTCTTTTGGGAGCATCTACTTTTAATGTATTAATTCGTAGTTTTTAATTTTAAAATCATTTAACTTGAAAAGATTTGTAGTTTTTTTTCTCATCATTTGTGAGTTTTCCGGTTATACATACGCACAAATCCCCACCCTGACCAAAAAAGAAAAAAAGCAGGGATGGATACTTTTGTTCGACGGACAAACCACCAACGGATGGAAAAAAGCAAATGGAAAGCCGTTTCCGGAAAAAGGATGGAAGATAGAGAACGGCATTTTATCTGTTAACCCGGCAGACGGAAGAGGAGGGGATATTATCACGGAAGAAGAATTCTCAGATTTCGAATTATCTGTTGATTTCAAAATAACAAAAGGCGCCAACAGTGGCATTAAGTATTTTATCCTGCCCAATTCAAGCCTGGGATGTGAATTCCAGATACTGGATGATGAAACGCATCCGGATGCAAAACTGGGAAAAGATGGAAATCATCTCCAGGGTGGATTGTATGATCTGATCCCACCATCTCCCAATAAAAAGGATAAACCGGTGGGGGAATGGAATAATGCACGCATCATTTCAAAAGGAAATCATGTGGAGCATTGGTTGAACGGAAAGAAGATCCTCTCATTTGAACGGGGAAGCGCAGAATTTGCAGCATATATTGCCGGTAGTAAATATAAAAACAACAAGGAGTTCGCTACTCCTAAAAAATCATCTATACTATTACAGGATCACGGGGATGTAGTCTATTTCCGGAATATTAAAATCAGAAAATTATAATCAACCAATTTTATCAGAATAATGAAAACATATAACAGGAGGGATTTTATTAAAAATACCGGGATAGCTGCAGCCGGTATCGGATTATCAGGATTGACCATGCCGCATGTATTTGCCAATGGCTCACCCAATAAGAAGATTGTTGTTGCCGTAATGGGGGTAAATAGCCGGGGTAATCATCTGGCCAGGTTATTTGCTAAGATGCCGGATTGTGAGGTAGCTTATATCTGTGATGTTGATGAACGGGCCATGAATAAAAGCATTGAAAATATAGCAAAAGTGCAGGACCGCAGACCTAAAGGTGAAAAAGATTTTCGCAAAGCTTTGGAAGATAAGGGTGTTGATGTTTTAGTAAATGCAACTCCGGACCATTGGCATGCTCCGGGGACCATCATTGCATGTGCTATGGGAAAACATGTATATGTTGAAAAACCCATCAGCCATAATCCCAATGAGGGCGAACTGGTAATAAAAGCCGCCCGTAAGTACGACCGTGTCGTACAAATGGGAAGCCAGAGAAGATCCGGCACAGGATTGATACAAATGATCTCCGACATACGTTCAGGTATTATCGGTAACGTATATATGGCAAAAACCTGGTATACCAATGCCCGTGGACCTTTGCACCTGAAAGACGGAAGTGTTCCTTCATGGCTCGATTATGAATTATGGCAGGGACCGGCGCCCCGTAAACCGTATCAGGAAGGCCTGATACATTATAATTGGCACTGGAGGTGGCACTGGGGAACAGGAGAAGCACTCAATAACGGAACACATGAAGTAGATGTGGCCCGCTGGGGCCTGGGTGTGGAATTCCCTACCCGCGTATCATCACTAGGGGGACGTTATGCTTATAAGGATGATTGGGAAACTCCTGATACCCAAACCATATCAATAGAATTTCCGGAAAATAAACTCATCGTATGGGAAGGCAGGAGCTGTAACCGGTTTAAAGTAGACGGCGCTGACAGGGGAGTAGTATTTTATGGAGAAAACGGCACTATCGTAAATCCGGGAGGAAACTCATATACGGTTTATGATAAATCCGGTAAGCAGATCAAAAACAGTAAGGATGAATCCGATAGTAAAGATACGACCAATACGGTCAGTGCAGGTGGTAATCTGGATGAAATGCATATTGCCAATTTCCTGGATTGTGTACGTACTGGGAAAAAGCCAAATGCCGATTGTGAAATAGGGCATAGAAGTACCCTGCTGGTACAATTAGGGAATATATCATGGTTAACAAAAGAAACCTTGAATATTGATCCTTCCAACGGTCGTATTTTAAAGAATAAGAATGCCCAGAAGTATTGGGAAAGAAAATATGAAAAAGGCTGGGAGCCTAAGGTGTAAGTAAAACCGGCTTTTTATCAGTTTATTCGCTGAATGATCGATTATTCATCAGGATGGTTTTGGAATAGAAATAGAAATATTCATCTTGTTGGATAATCGATTTTCTTTTATTTACACTTATGGCTATGAAGATTTGATGTTAGTCAACATCTGCATCCTTTAATAAAACATGTATGTCTTTATCCAAAAGATATAACTTTCAGTTCATACAATAGTTCTTTATAAATTTTCTGTTTTTTATTATGTACATTAATCCAGGAATGAGGAATATATGACTGATGTTTTTCTCAATGTCTCGACATAGCGGTCTGTTCCAATAATATACGATTGGGAAGTCACGATAACGGTACCATTAAAACGCTCCACTTCGTAGGTAATTCGTTCGTCACCAGTAACTACAGTAACTATTTAAAAAGCTTTGGAAACTTGCTGATATACCCACTCTATCATACTTTTCCCCTGAATTTTAGCCAATTTTAAGTAAATACAAGGATTCAATAGCAGTGCCATCCTGAGATATTAAAATTTATGAAGAAAATATGGTTTTAGTTTTAGAAGTAATCATCAAAGTATGCGAATTAAAAATTTCGACGATAAATTGATTGGATTTTTTAAAATGCTGTTTCACAAAAAGAATCCAAAATAAAGAAGAAATAATTGTTTGTTGCTGATAAACAAATATTTATGATATTTGTCATGTTTTATTTTAAATAGATACAATTACCTTTGTGAGTCTTCTTTAAGTGAAAAATAATAGTAGCGTTTTTAAGGGAATAAGTTGAACGAAATATTGGCTTGATTCATATCACAAAATTAGTTAATTCAAGCGAAAATATTTATGAGTAAAGGAATAGAAGTGAGCGGGAAATATAATTATGGTAGTCTCTTAATGAGCTGTGGCACAGCTATTGCAGAGAGAGAGAGAGAGAGAGAGAGAGAGAGAGAGAGAGAGAGAGACTAATACACCAACTACAGGTAAAGCAAGAGCTACAAGCACATAGCAAAAAATTTATATATACATATAGCCGCATCATTGTTTTTTTGACAATAGGCGGCTTTTTTATTTTTCAACTACGAGTAATTGCTTCAAGGTTATACAGAATACGATTGTTGTATATTATTTATAATCAACACATAAGGCTACTTGAAAATGATTTTTCCAAAAAGATTACCCGGTTCCGTGTGCGCACACGGAACCGTAAACAAGCAAATTTACCATTGATTCGAACAAACAAAACCAACATAATAACATCAATCTTTTTGCCTATGGATATATTTTTTGATTAAAGCACTGTTCATTAATTATTTAACAAATAATAATGTATCAAATCACAACAACAAAATTTTAAATTTAAAAATTGTACATTAATATGAGTAAAAGAA
The Bacteroidales bacterium DNA segment above includes these coding regions:
- a CDS encoding Gfo/Idh/MocA family oxidoreductase is translated as MKTYNRRDFIKNTGIAAAGIGLSGLTMPHVFANGSPNKKIVVAVMGVNSRGNHLARLFAKMPDCEVAYICDVDERAMNKSIENIAKVQDRRPKGEKDFRKALEDKGVDVLVNATPDHWHAPGTIIACAMGKHVYVEKPISHNPNEGELVIKAARKYDRVVQMGSQRRSGTGLIQMISDIRSGIIGNVYMAKTWYTNARGPLHLKDGSVPSWLDYELWQGPAPRKPYQEGLIHYNWHWRWHWGTGEALNNGTHEVDVARWGLGVEFPTRVSSLGGRYAYKDDWETPDTQTISIEFPENKLIVWEGRSCNRFKVDGADRGVVFYGENGTIVNPGGNSYTVYDKSGKQIKNSKDESDSKDTTNTVSAGGNLDEMHIANFLDCVRTGKKPNADCEIGHRSTLLVQLGNISWLTKETLNIDPSNGRILKNKNAQKYWERKYEKGWEPKV
- a CDS encoding DUF1080 domain-containing protein, with product MKRFVVFFLIICEFSGYTYAQIPTLTKKEKKQGWILLFDGQTTNGWKKANGKPFPEKGWKIENGILSVNPADGRGGDIITEEEFSDFELSVDFKITKGANSGIKYFILPNSSLGCEFQILDDETHPDAKLGKDGNHLQGGLYDLIPPSPNKKDKPVGEWNNARIISKGNHVEHWLNGKKILSFERGSAEFAAYIAGSKYKNNKEFATPKKSSILLQDHGDVVYFRNIKIRKL